One Epinephelus lanceolatus isolate andai-2023 chromosome 10, ASM4190304v1, whole genome shotgun sequence genomic region harbors:
- the rbp5 gene encoding retinol-binding protein 5 — protein MSKPNYSGTFDLVEQENMESYLKALDINLALRKIVCLLRPTKEITHDPATGAMKIRTITTFKNFNMDFTIGKEFTEDLGPVDGRTCQTTVSWEGDKLVCVQRGEKEGRGWTHWLEGDKLHLEMRVQGIVAKQVFKKAN, from the exons ATGTCTAAACCTAATTACTCCGGCACGTTTGATCTGGTGGAGCAGGAGAATATGGAATCGTATCTCAAAGCTTTAG ATATTAATCTTGCCCTGAGGAAGATTGTGTGTCTGTTGAGGCCCACCAAAGAGATCACTCATGACCCGGCCACAGGAGCCATGAAGATCCGCACCATCACCACCTTCAAGAACTTCAACATGGATTTCACCATCGGAAAAGAGTTCACTGAAGACCTGGGCCCGGTGGACGGTCGcacctgtcag ACTACAGTGAGCTGGGAAGGAGACAAACTGGTGTGTGTACAGCGAGGTGAGAAAGAAGGACGAGGCTGGACACACTGGCTGGAGGGTGACAAGCTGCATTTG gAGATGAGAGTTCAAGGCATCGTGGCCAAGCAAGTCTTCAAGAAGGCTAATTGA